In one window of Chryseobacterium phocaeense DNA:
- a CDS encoding alpha-2-macroglobulin family protein yields MKNIKLIMIFLCVGFFARMHAQKYYDDQWKKVIENTTKGAYKSNLPIILDIQNHAMKENNAIQLIRSLKAEFSIVNQTVDDNQNDAASKFFKKLQEADSKLKGEEKLMYRVLLNGFFMDYFNQHSWEIESRTNINSQDLGQIETWSKLDFKNYLKKSYQELDQQKPEMKNIALAKYKDIFTENKDIAYFPTVFEWYSMKKISFLSDTNLFTKNELTENRTQITATFDELIARNTGNPKLYFMKEKLTENCNYSQCKDKLEQLQNLLKSDAEGDYKVIIIEDIMNELISKKKTKEALAYADQAKKQYPKSPFIENIRNKENQLTNPLLTIKYEQQTQNNLPIHFVAEHKNVSEFSLNIYEVKEDFATLMQYVQNSYNNTFGKVKKTLVRKETFPLTDAKDYQVHKTSLEIKPLPSGVYVVEYSVAGAEAKDSDSRQNFYFLVSGNRIIYQTKTDRNQLSNTMKLVNSENGQPAANENLTFYEFVANKTLNKIEGKTDANGTFKFPSTASNEYYRTFLIRQPKTNDFQIMQVYGNSGNTEAYNPNKQTRTLAQIFTDRAIYRPGQTVYFKVINTKIDKEIEATTAGLKQKVTLQDANGQDVSSQDFTTNEFGSYHGSFILPKGQLNGVFYLRTADGSNGYKDIRVEEYKRPKFEVTFDPVKEEYKYGQTIELKGKAMMFSGVALSNTTINYEIKKHNIRWRYFWWYPNDDSNENSILGEAKTNEKGEFVIRLDLKKDEKLEGIQIDNYEINASATDINGETQSANTQLKVASVSHYIKADEIKNTFSDENVKLKVATLNYNEQDLKKSYHVKLSKLNVPNRIFRDNFAAEVQDQPKYSKEEFISKFPHDFFDKNDEVKNLKAEKVIFEKQQQPSDQLDLGKLEAGDYQLEMFNIEGKDTIKTSQNFSIWDKGALKPSQKTFLTVIDPKTDFTRGEKAKIYVYSAVPDAIVNVFVQDGSGKTVSEAHQLRKGVLEYTVEVPKDKAVSALNIQFQVAAFNDVQTQSVTLRIKDTEQPLKIETITFRDKLEPNSKEKWTVKVSGSEKEKINAEVLANMYDMSLDQFAANNFSWQRLYTPYSMITSYDIRQYLLQQYYQKRLKYYNGAYVDIPNFNWFDGDFSSYGFGGRVAGLQIENMVASPPAPIAKEASLEQVVVTGAVRKRSMKANAGAELSEQEADADGVLDKEDKPEDLEKVPVRQNLNETAFFYPDLKTDAEGNVNFEFTSPEALTKWKLMFLAHTKDARSAVLEKQVVTQKEFSVTPNYPRFLREGDELNLQSKLSNLTDKKLSGSAELQILDAFTNENISSKFGITAGTQNFDITEKGNTALTWKLKVPNNVSSIILKVVAKAGTYSDGEQQAVAVLPNRMLVTDAVPVFVKEGETKTFILDNLKNSNSTTISNVSNTLELTTNPIWEIMFALPSLKNDPNNSADVIFNKWFADVLASEVFKANPKMKTVFEEYQNKGLLNSNLEKNQELKQLLLEETPWVLESKNEGEQMQKLALLFDANTMRNSIRQDWDDLKKLQNPDGGFSWYPGYPSSYGTSLYILKNLGKINVWLKDNAKEYQSSEQQELAARLIQYVDNEIDKYWDVKKGDIWNNWTIDYLDTRNYWEKQYPLKGKGATLKSLVKQKAKTAKITDFTFFGLHRMALLMNAYGLKDVSNKLVNYLKETSTDTQTQGVYWKQNLNDWGWFGSKVVNHAGALEAFNTLKSDDQKFIEEMKIWLITQKEVNSWGSSRGTSEVIFTILNSGKSWTSADSDKATIVWGGKELVPQTQATGYVKSTVKTDVVDKNLGTVTVTKPGPGIVQGGLFWQYYEDLDKIKSSENYISITKELYKKVKTVNGEELQKISADTPLKIGDKVTVRMILNTDRAMEFIHIKDMRAAGFEPLDVLSGYQWKNSLGYYQSTKDASTNFYIQYMPKGKYVFEYDLVSNAAGKFSNGITTMQNYYAPQMNAHTKGSNVTISE; encoded by the coding sequence ATGAAAAACATTAAACTCATCATGATATTTCTGTGTGTCGGCTTTTTTGCCCGGATGCATGCCCAGAAATACTACGACGACCAATGGAAGAAAGTGATTGAAAACACTACGAAAGGTGCTTATAAATCCAATCTTCCCATTATTTTAGACATACAAAACCACGCCATGAAAGAAAATAATGCCATCCAGCTTATCCGTTCCCTGAAAGCGGAATTCAGCATTGTCAACCAAACGGTAGACGACAATCAGAATGATGCTGCCTCAAAATTTTTCAAAAAACTTCAGGAAGCAGATTCCAAGCTGAAAGGAGAGGAAAAACTCATGTACCGTGTTCTTCTGAATGGATTTTTCATGGATTACTTTAATCAGCATTCATGGGAAATAGAATCCCGTACCAATATCAATTCCCAGGATCTGGGCCAGATTGAAACCTGGAGCAAACTTGATTTTAAAAACTATCTGAAAAAAAGCTATCAGGAACTGGATCAGCAGAAGCCGGAAATGAAAAATATTGCGCTGGCGAAGTATAAGGATATCTTTACAGAGAACAAGGATATTGCCTACTTTCCGACTGTTTTTGAATGGTATTCCATGAAGAAGATCAGCTTCCTTTCCGACACTAACCTGTTTACAAAAAACGAGCTTACAGAGAACAGAACACAGATTACCGCCACGTTTGATGAGCTTATTGCCCGGAACACGGGAAATCCGAAGCTTTATTTTATGAAAGAAAAGCTGACAGAAAACTGTAACTACAGCCAATGCAAAGATAAGCTTGAACAGCTTCAGAATCTCCTGAAATCAGATGCAGAAGGAGATTACAAGGTGATCATTATAGAAGACATCATGAATGAACTGATCAGTAAAAAGAAGACAAAAGAAGCTCTTGCGTACGCTGATCAGGCTAAAAAGCAGTATCCGAAATCTCCATTTATTGAAAACATCAGAAACAAGGAAAACCAGCTCACCAATCCGCTTCTTACCATTAAATATGAGCAGCAGACCCAGAACAATCTGCCGATCCATTTTGTAGCGGAACATAAGAATGTATCGGAATTTTCCCTGAACATCTATGAAGTAAAAGAAGACTTTGCGACCCTGATGCAGTATGTACAGAATTCTTACAACAATACCTTTGGAAAGGTTAAAAAAACATTGGTAAGAAAGGAAACATTCCCGCTTACTGATGCGAAGGATTATCAGGTTCACAAAACTTCACTGGAGATTAAGCCGCTTCCTTCCGGAGTATACGTAGTTGAATACTCAGTTGCCGGAGCAGAGGCAAAGGACAGTGATTCCAGACAGAATTTCTATTTCCTCGTGTCCGGAAACCGCATCATCTACCAGACGAAAACAGACAGGAACCAACTTTCCAATACCATGAAGCTGGTCAACAGTGAAAATGGTCAACCGGCAGCCAATGAAAACCTTACGTTCTATGAATTTGTTGCCAATAAAACACTAAATAAAATTGAGGGTAAAACTGATGCCAACGGGACCTTTAAATTCCCGTCTACGGCCAGCAATGAATACTACAGGACTTTCCTGATCCGCCAGCCAAAAACCAATGATTTCCAGATCATGCAGGTCTACGGAAACAGCGGAAATACAGAAGCTTACAACCCGAACAAACAGACCCGTACCCTGGCACAGATTTTTACTGACCGGGCTATCTACAGACCAGGCCAAACGGTTTATTTCAAGGTGATTAATACGAAGATCGACAAAGAAATAGAAGCAACAACAGCCGGTTTAAAGCAAAAAGTTACTCTGCAGGATGCCAATGGCCAGGACGTTTCTTCCCAGGATTTTACCACCAATGAGTTCGGTTCTTACCACGGAAGCTTCATTCTTCCGAAAGGCCAGCTGAACGGTGTTTTCTATTTGAGAACTGCCGATGGTTCCAATGGCTACAAAGATATCAGGGTGGAAGAATACAAAAGGCCTAAATTTGAAGTCACTTTTGACCCTGTCAAAGAAGAATACAAATATGGTCAGACTATAGAGCTCAAAGGGAAAGCAATGATGTTCTCCGGTGTGGCTTTAAGTAATACAACCATTAATTACGAAATCAAAAAACATAACATCAGATGGAGATATTTTTGGTGGTATCCGAATGATGACAGCAATGAAAATTCTATCCTCGGTGAAGCCAAAACCAATGAAAAAGGAGAATTTGTGATCCGTCTTGATCTTAAAAAAGATGAAAAGCTGGAAGGAATCCAGATCGATAATTATGAGATTAATGCCTCTGCAACGGATATCAACGGCGAAACCCAGTCGGCCAACACCCAGCTGAAAGTAGCTTCCGTTTCTCATTATATCAAAGCGGATGAGATTAAAAATACCTTCAGCGATGAAAATGTAAAACTGAAAGTAGCCACTCTGAATTATAACGAGCAGGACCTTAAAAAATCCTATCACGTAAAGCTTTCCAAACTGAATGTTCCTAACAGGATTTTCAGGGATAACTTTGCAGCAGAAGTTCAGGACCAGCCAAAATATTCAAAAGAGGAGTTCATCAGCAAATTCCCTCACGACTTCTTCGATAAAAATGATGAGGTTAAAAACCTGAAAGCCGAAAAAGTAATCTTTGAAAAACAGCAGCAGCCATCAGATCAGCTGGATCTTGGAAAACTGGAGGCAGGAGATTATCAGCTGGAAATGTTTAATATCGAAGGAAAAGATACCATTAAAACTTCACAGAATTTCAGCATCTGGGATAAAGGGGCTTTAAAACCGTCACAAAAAACCTTCCTTACGGTTATTGATCCTAAAACAGACTTCACCAGAGGGGAAAAAGCTAAGATATATGTCTATTCGGCGGTTCCGGATGCAATCGTTAATGTATTTGTTCAGGATGGCTCGGGGAAAACTGTTTCAGAAGCTCATCAGCTGAGAAAAGGCGTTCTGGAATACACGGTTGAGGTTCCTAAAGATAAAGCCGTATCTGCATTGAATATTCAGTTCCAGGTTGCGGCATTCAATGATGTGCAGACCCAATCGGTAACATTAAGAATAAAAGACACGGAACAGCCTCTGAAAATTGAAACCATTACGTTCAGGGATAAACTTGAACCCAATTCAAAAGAAAAATGGACGGTAAAAGTTTCAGGAAGCGAAAAAGAAAAAATAAACGCCGAAGTCCTGGCCAATATGTACGATATGTCACTGGATCAGTTCGCAGCGAATAATTTCAGCTGGCAGAGGCTTTATACGCCGTATTCCATGATTACTTCTTATGACATCAGACAATATCTGCTTCAGCAGTATTATCAGAAAAGATTGAAATACTATAACGGAGCCTATGTAGACATCCCGAATTTCAACTGGTTTGACGGGGATTTCAGCAGTTATGGCTTTGGCGGAAGGGTTGCAGGGTTACAGATTGAAAATATGGTAGCATCACCTCCGGCACCAATTGCAAAAGAAGCAAGCCTTGAACAAGTTGTTGTGACAGGAGCTGTTAGGAAAAGATCAATGAAAGCAAATGCAGGAGCAGAATTGAGTGAGCAGGAAGCAGATGCCGATGGAGTTCTTGATAAAGAAGATAAACCGGAAGATCTTGAAAAAGTTCCCGTACGCCAGAACCTGAACGAAACCGCATTCTTCTATCCTGATCTGAAAACAGATGCCGAAGGAAACGTAAACTTCGAATTCACTTCCCCGGAAGCGTTGACAAAATGGAAGCTGATGTTCCTGGCTCACACCAAAGATGCCAGATCAGCAGTCCTGGAAAAGCAGGTCGTGACGCAGAAAGAATTCTCAGTAACACCAAATTATCCGAGATTCCTAAGAGAAGGTGATGAACTGAATCTTCAGTCCAAATTATCTAACCTTACGGATAAAAAACTAAGCGGTTCTGCAGAGCTTCAGATCCTGGATGCCTTTACCAATGAAAATATTTCTTCAAAATTCGGGATCACCGCTGGAACACAGAATTTTGATATCACTGAAAAAGGAAACACGGCCCTGACATGGAAACTTAAAGTTCCTAATAATGTGTCTTCCATTATTTTAAAAGTAGTGGCAAAAGCCGGAACGTATTCAGATGGTGAGCAGCAGGCGGTAGCCGTACTTCCAAACAGAATGCTGGTAACGGATGCCGTTCCTGTCTTCGTGAAAGAAGGGGAAACAAAAACATTCATTCTTGATAATCTTAAAAATTCGAATTCCACAACCATTTCCAATGTTTCGAACACGCTGGAACTGACGACCAACCCGATCTGGGAAATCATGTTTGCTCTTCCAAGCCTGAAAAACGACCCGAATAATTCTGCTGATGTCATCTTCAATAAATGGTTTGCCGATGTACTGGCTTCCGAAGTTTTCAAAGCCAATCCGAAAATGAAAACCGTGTTTGAAGAATACCAGAATAAAGGTCTGTTGAATTCAAATCTTGAGAAAAATCAAGAACTGAAACAGCTTTTACTGGAAGAAACCCCTTGGGTATTGGAAAGTAAAAATGAAGGCGAACAGATGCAGAAACTGGCGCTATTATTTGATGCCAATACCATGAGGAATTCGATCAGGCAGGATTGGGATGACCTTAAGAAACTGCAGAATCCGGATGGCGGCTTCTCGTGGTATCCTGGTTACCCAAGTTCTTACGGAACCTCTCTTTATATCCTGAAAAATTTAGGAAAGATCAATGTATGGCTGAAAGATAATGCAAAAGAATATCAGAGTTCAGAACAGCAAGAGCTGGCAGCAAGACTCATTCAGTACGTGGACAATGAGATTGATAAATACTGGGATGTGAAAAAAGGAGACATCTGGAACAACTGGACCATTGATTATCTTGACACCAGAAATTACTGGGAAAAACAATACCCTTTAAAAGGAAAAGGAGCCACTTTAAAATCATTGGTAAAACAGAAAGCAAAAACAGCGAAGATCACAGATTTCACTTTCTTCGGGCTTCACCGTATGGCTTTACTGATGAATGCGTATGGTTTGAAAGACGTTTCCAATAAATTGGTGAACTATCTGAAAGAAACATCCACTGATACTCAAACACAGGGAGTTTACTGGAAGCAGAACCTGAACGACTGGGGCTGGTTCGGATCCAAGGTAGTGAATCACGCAGGCGCTCTGGAAGCATTCAACACCTTAAAGTCCGATGACCAGAAATTTATTGAAGAAATGAAGATCTGGCTGATCACACAGAAAGAAGTGAACTCGTGGGGAAGCTCAAGAGGAACTTCGGAAGTGATTTTCACCATTCTGAATTCAGGAAAATCTTGGACAAGCGCAGATAGCGACAAAGCAACGATTGTGTGGGGCGGAAAAGAACTGGTTCCGCAAACTCAGGCTACAGGTTATGTAAAATCAACCGTGAAAACTGATGTGGTTGATAAAAACCTTGGAACGGTTACCGTAACCAAACCTGGTCCGGGAATTGTTCAGGGAGGCTTGTTCTGGCAGTATTATGAAGATCTGGATAAAATAAAATCTTCTGAAAATTATATCTCCATCACCAAAGAGCTTTACAAAAAGGTGAAAACCGTGAACGGGGAAGAACTTCAGAAAATATCAGCGGATACACCTTTAAAAATAGGGGATAAAGTAACCGTAAGAATGATCCTGAATACAGACAGAGCGATGGAATTCATTCATATTAAAGATATGCGGGCTGCAGGATTTGAGCCTTTGGATGTACTTTCAGGTTACCAGTGGAAAAACAGCCTGGGCTACTATCAGTCCACAAAAGATGCATCCACAAACTTCTACATCCAGTACATGCCAAAAGGGAAATATGTCTTTGAATATGACCTTGTCTCCAATGCAGCCGGTAAGTTCTCTAATGGGATTACGACGATGCAGAATTATTATGCACCACAGATGAATGCCCATACAAAAGGAAGTAACGTGACAATTTCAGAGTAA
- the eco gene encoding serine protease inhibitor ecotin yields the protein MRFSKTLMTGLIMLAGVNAFAQKKAEKFEKLEIEMFPKAKDGFKQVYIQLPVAKNESDLKVEFFVGTEKMVDCNKYFLMGNVKTQDLQGWGYNYYEVESNGEAGGTLMACPDQKKTKKFVTLQPEIVRYNSKLPLVFYVPKDLEVRYRILRPDAKMKSAVQR from the coding sequence ATGAGATTTTCAAAAACTTTAATGACAGGGTTGATCATGTTGGCAGGTGTAAATGCTTTCGCACAGAAGAAGGCAGAAAAGTTTGAGAAGCTGGAAATTGAAATGTTCCCTAAAGCTAAGGACGGATTCAAACAGGTATACATTCAGCTGCCCGTTGCAAAAAATGAAAGCGATTTAAAAGTGGAGTTTTTTGTAGGGACTGAAAAAATGGTAGACTGCAACAAATATTTCCTGATGGGTAATGTAAAAACCCAGGATCTTCAGGGATGGGGCTACAACTATTATGAAGTGGAATCTAATGGAGAAGCAGGAGGAACCCTGATGGCCTGCCCGGATCAGAAGAAAACAAAGAAATTTGTAACCCTTCAGCCGGAGATTGTAAGATACAACAGCAAACTTCCTTTAGTATTCTATGTACCGAAAGACCTTGAAGTTCGTTACAGGATTTTGCGTCCCGATGCGAAAATGAAATCTGCAGTTCAGAGATAA